The following are encoded together in the Montipora capricornis isolate CH-2021 chromosome 5, ASM3666992v2, whole genome shotgun sequence genome:
- the LOC138049343 gene encoding uncharacterized protein, whose translation MTSKEEEHIQTPKELLLALKAEMNYIKAEEKSMKEQLVSFNEQFKLLVKSAAEIYPEILDEEFPQNIATRRKQPATPNKNSDCATNEIASITGTPGRGGRIPTYTRVSKRTGESPHRILSLDPQGFPRRFARKNSEETEAMIREQFQKNVNCASGIDARKIRASLPNSPTSETEPGSHQQTPDKERKKKLSERLWSQKMSTLLT comes from the exons ATGACTTCTAAAGAAGAGGAACACATTCAAACTCCAAAAGAACTTCTGTTAGCGTTGAAAGCAGAAATG AATTATATAAAGGCAGAGGAAAAGTCTATGAAAGAGCAACTAGTTTCCTTCAACGAACAGTTCAAGTTACTAGTGAAATCCGCCGCGGAGATATACCCAGAAATACTGGATGAAGAATTTCCACAGAATATCGCAACCAGACGCAAACAGCCAGCCACGCcgaacaaaaattctgattgtGCTACAAACGAAATCGCTAGCATCACAGGGACACCAGGCAGGGGAGGCAGGATACCCACTTACACGAGAGTGAGTAAAAGAACCGGAGAATCTCCACACAGGATACTCAGCTTGGATCCACAGGGGTTTCCACGTAGGTTTGCGAGGAAAAACAGCGAAGAAACGGAGGCGATGATTCGAGAACAGTTTCAAAAGAATGTGAATTGTGCCTCAGGGATCGATGCAAGGAAGATTCGCGCCTCTTTGCCGAATTCACCGACCAGCGAAACAGAGCCGGGTAGCCATCAACAAACTCCCgacaaagagagaaagaaaaaattaagcGAAAGATTATGGAGTCAAAAAATGTCGACGTTGTTAACTTAG